A stretch of Desulfarculaceae bacterium DNA encodes these proteins:
- a CDS encoding glycosyltransferase translates to MAHSGEVRVIPNSGRNLGTGGGEQSPRVLALSDQYPNLLRPGWAAFNRQQLAALAELCPLALVAPVPWPLVVRAGRLSLPSQDKPFTVDWPVFWYLPRLLRRRHGRAFLRSAWPCLRKRARDLGPNVFLATWLFPAGWAGLGAARRLGLPLVIKLHGSDLMLLKEDPARLPYLREALSGASEVVAVSPALAQEASALGAKRVSVVPNGLNRELFTPADQRAAREELGLPKTDKLLVYVGRLHPIKGPDLAVQALTRLPQVRLVMVGGGAEEPRLRDLAAQLKVAPQIIWAGPQEHRKVPRYLAAADALVLPSRSEGDPNAVLEALGCGRPVVAARVGGVPEVVAEGRTGAMFPPGDPGAMAEAATRVLERDWDADTLAQAVAGRSWRDSAAQLYQVLARAAGEAAA, encoded by the coding sequence AGCAGTCCCCCCGGGTGCTGGCCCTCAGCGACCAATACCCCAACCTGCTCAGGCCGGGCTGGGCCGCCTTCAACCGCCAGCAGCTGGCCGCCCTGGCCGAGCTGTGCCCCCTGGCCCTGGTGGCTCCGGTGCCCTGGCCCTTGGTGGTTCGGGCGGGGCGGCTGTCCTTGCCCTCGCAAGACAAGCCCTTTACCGTGGATTGGCCGGTGTTCTGGTACCTTCCCCGCCTGCTGCGCCGCCGCCATGGCCGGGCCTTCCTGCGTTCCGCCTGGCCCTGCCTGCGCAAGCGGGCCCGCGATCTGGGGCCCAATGTATTCCTGGCCACCTGGCTCTTCCCGGCCGGATGGGCCGGCCTGGGGGCCGCCCGCCGCCTGGGGCTGCCCCTGGTCATCAAGCTGCACGGCAGCGACCTGATGCTGCTCAAAGAAGACCCCGCCCGCTTGCCCTATCTACGCGAGGCCCTGAGCGGAGCCAGCGAGGTGGTGGCGGTGAGCCCCGCTTTGGCCCAGGAGGCCAGCGCCCTGGGTGCCAAGCGGGTGAGCGTGGTGCCCAACGGACTGAATCGCGAGCTGTTCACCCCGGCCGACCAGCGCGCCGCCCGCGAGGAGCTGGGCCTGCCCAAGACCGACAAGCTGCTGGTCTACGTGGGGCGGTTGCATCCGATCAAGGGCCCGGACTTGGCGGTGCAAGCCCTGACCCGGCTGCCCCAGGTCCGCTTGGTCATGGTGGGCGGCGGTGCCGAGGAGCCGCGCTTGAGAGACCTGGCCGCCCAGCTAAAGGTGGCCCCCCAGATCATCTGGGCCGGGCCCCAGGAGCACCGCAAGGTGCCGCGCTATCTGGCCGCGGCCGACGCCCTGGTCTTGCCCAGCCGCTCCGAGGGCGACCCCAACGCGGTGCTGGAGGCCCTGGGCTGCGGCCGCCCGGTGGTGGCCGCCCGGGTGGGCGGGGTGCCCGAGGTGGTGGCCGAAGGCCGCACCGGGGCCATGTTCCCGCCGGGAGACCCCGGGGCCATGGCCGAGGCGGCAACCCGGGTGCTGGAGCGGGATTGGGATGCCGACACGCTGGCCCAGGCCGTGGCCGGGCGCTCCTGGCGCGACAGCGCGGCCCAACTCTATCAAGTATTGGCCCGTGCCGCCGGGGAGGCCGCCGCATGA
- a CDS encoding glycosyltransferase family 4 protein has product MKRAALVTYLWPPASGAGVHRPLKFARYLRDFGWDPLVLTAQRPAALAHDPALANELPPDLEVVRLFNLEAGGGGGKASAGDASSWKRWLAGLVFPDRHVLWLATGLPKALAACRRARPEVVLATAPPFTSLVLGWLLARRLGLPLVLDFRDVWSGFYSRGFEPGQASPLRLNLIRRLEGRLVQGASAVITASASHSRELARFYGQPESKFTWLPNGYDPADFPPAPEPPRGDKFSLLFTGTLFGVTSLKHLWAGLELLSPEERANSRVQVVGRVAGGEIADPGLQGLEVEVSGHLPHAEVVRLQQEASALLLTLEDLPGSAGVIPSKLYEYLAARRPILALTARGEASAIVEACQAGAVVPPGDAAAVARVLRAWLDEPPAAPPAPPAIFSRVEQTRRLARILDRASQGGAP; this is encoded by the coding sequence ATGAAGCGGGCCGCCCTGGTCACCTATCTCTGGCCGCCCGCCTCCGGGGCCGGGGTGCACCGTCCCCTGAAGTTCGCCCGCTATCTGCGCGATTTCGGCTGGGACCCCCTGGTGCTCACCGCCCAGCGCCCCGCCGCCCTGGCCCACGACCCGGCCCTGGCCAACGAGCTGCCCCCGGATTTGGAGGTGGTGCGCCTGTTCAACCTGGAGGCCGGGGGAGGCGGCGGCAAGGCCTCGGCCGGGGACGCCTCCTCCTGGAAGCGCTGGCTGGCCGGGCTGGTCTTCCCGGACCGCCACGTGCTCTGGCTGGCCACCGGGCTGCCCAAGGCCCTGGCCGCCTGCCGACGGGCGCGGCCGGAGGTGGTGCTGGCCACGGCCCCGCCCTTTACCAGCCTGGTGCTGGGTTGGCTCCTGGCCCGCCGTTTGGGCCTGCCCTTGGTGCTGGACTTCCGCGACGTGTGGAGCGGCTTTTACAGCCGGGGCTTCGAACCAGGCCAGGCCAGCCCCCTGCGCCTGAATCTCATCCGCCGCCTGGAGGGCCGCCTGGTGCAGGGCGCCTCGGCGGTGATCACGGCCAGCGCCTCCCACTCCCGCGAGCTGGCCCGCTTCTACGGCCAGCCGGAGAGCAAGTTCACCTGGCTGCCCAACGGCTATGACCCGGCTGATTTCCCCCCCGCGCCGGAGCCGCCGCGCGGGGACAAGTTCTCTCTGCTGTTCACCGGCACCCTGTTCGGCGTGACCAGCCTCAAGCACCTGTGGGCGGGCCTGGAGCTGCTGAGCCCCGAGGAACGGGCCAATTCCCGGGTGCAAGTGGTGGGCCGGGTGGCGGGTGGCGAAATCGCCGATCCCGGCCTGCAAGGCCTGGAGGTGGAGGTCAGCGGGCATCTGCCCCACGCCGAGGTGGTGCGCCTGCAACAGGAGGCCTCGGCCCTGCTGCTCACCCTGGAGGACTTGCCGGGCAGCGCGGGGGTGATCCCCAGCAAGCTCTACGAGTATCTGGCCGCGCGGCGGCCCATCCTGGCCCTCACCGCCCGGGGCGAGGCCAGCGCCATCGTGGAGGCCTGCCAGGCGGGCGCGGTGGTGCCTCCCGGCGACGCGGCGGCCGTGGCCCGGGTGCTGCGCGCCTGGCTGGACGAGCCGCCCGCCGCGCCTCCCGCGCCCCCGGCCATCTTCAGCCGGGTGGAGCAGACCCGCCGTTTGGCCCGCATCCTGGACCGTGCTTCCCAAGGAGGCGCGCCATGA
- a CDS encoding glycosyltransferase: MSLPGLPLDQGPLVLAVSFHYPPAPEPRAVQVHRLLAAARLPVMLLRGHDVITDPDASVAVGRGFTPLAEVLLRYDRGRGLLRRQNRWLRRGLPVWGRTPDAWRSWARPATQAALRHLRLSGIQPEVVVSFAFPWSDHLVGQALARELNLPWVAHFSDLWSDWPFRGDDRWSAQYNRRLEERIVAGADLCLFPTGGMAEVFMRKYPEAWRGKARVLPHLYDPEAFGPGEFAPGGERIIRYLGSLYGSRSPKPLFQALGLLLRESPTLLEGVRLEIVGEPPLNLEADQDLAALPPGLVEFTGRVSYQRSLELMQSAEALMLLEFPAEESVWLPSKLVDYLGAGRPILGIAPPGEAADFILRAGGAVAPPGDPVAVAVMLTDYLQRPPAPTPWGDAAMRQEYEATRVAGLFKDYLREVLNKKKSGL, encoded by the coding sequence ATGAGCCTGCCTGGCCTGCCCCTTGATCAAGGCCCCCTGGTGCTGGCGGTGTCCTTCCACTACCCGCCCGCGCCCGAGCCCCGCGCGGTGCAGGTGCACCGCCTCTTGGCCGCGGCCCGGCTGCCGGTGATGCTCCTGCGCGGCCATGACGTTATCACCGATCCCGACGCCAGCGTGGCCGTGGGACGCGGTTTCACTCCCCTGGCCGAGGTCTTGCTACGCTACGACCGGGGCCGTGGCCTGCTGCGCCGCCAGAACCGCTGGCTGCGCCGGGGCCTGCCGGTGTGGGGCCGCACGCCCGACGCTTGGCGCTCCTGGGCCCGCCCGGCCACTCAGGCCGCCCTGCGTCACCTGCGCCTCAGCGGCATACAGCCCGAGGTGGTGGTGAGCTTCGCCTTCCCCTGGAGCGACCATCTGGTGGGCCAGGCCCTGGCCCGCGAGCTTAACCTGCCCTGGGTGGCCCATTTCAGCGACCTGTGGAGCGACTGGCCCTTCCGGGGCGACGACCGCTGGAGCGCCCAGTATAACCGCCGCCTGGAGGAGCGCATCGTCGCGGGCGCGGACCTGTGCCTGTTCCCCACGGGCGGCATGGCCGAGGTGTTCATGCGCAAGTACCCGGAGGCCTGGCGGGGCAAGGCGCGGGTGCTGCCCCATCTTTACGATCCCGAGGCCTTCGGCCCGGGCGAGTTTGCGCCCGGCGGGGAGCGGATCATCCGCTATCTGGGCAGCCTCTACGGCTCGCGCTCGCCCAAGCCTCTGTTCCAGGCTTTGGGCCTGCTCCTGCGCGAAAGCCCCACTCTGCTGGAGGGGGTGCGCCTGGAGATTGTAGGCGAGCCGCCTCTGAACCTGGAGGCGGACCAGGACCTGGCCGCCCTGCCCCCGGGCCTGGTGGAGTTCACGGGCCGCGTTTCCTACCAGCGCAGCCTGGAGTTGATGCAGAGCGCCGAGGCCCTGATGCTCCTGGAGTTCCCGGCCGAGGAGAGCGTGTGGCTGCCTTCCAAGCTGGTGGACTACCTGGGAGCGGGCCGTCCCATTCTGGGCATCGCCCCGCCCGGCGAGGCAGCGGATTTCATCCTGCGGGCCGGAGGCGCGGTGGCTCCGCCCGGCGACCCCGTGGCCGTGGCGGTCATGCTCACCGACTATCTGCAAAGGCCGCCCGCGCCCACGCCCTGGGGTGATGCGGCCATGCGGCAAGAATACGAAGCCACCCGGGTGGCTGGTTTGTTCAAGGATTATCTGAGAGAAGTTTTGAATAAAAAGAAAAGCGGCCTGTAG
- a CDS encoding tetratricopeptide repeat protein, translating into MPPAPSAELSFGDLSRCEEILKPPFRKALGSARIDLLPPPGPQDPNHQVLSEALGKGRAVFDSGNRRLLIPLLDGSRPLGLLAVNGVSLEQLPSQVHPFLASLVDTALSLVRYRLAAETDGLTGLGNEAALDAALSTEVARLPAASAQGRLTLDDDEGGGLTLLAFSPRGLASWQERHGRRFSEQVLRGLAALAKEAAPGAALRARVGEVFYVLLPGGEERAQEAAESIAGRAAQLSPEGNGGPVWPVSLAMGAARLEHRGNRPAVETGALLKLRVQRARQAAERAGLEELLFFYQIAARAGRVQEVMPLDRVLINLGRAHGLTEGERFAVSDPDKGPEQAKASVAVSKLGSEESLAEVVELNSPASLLRPGDVLHRLAPQEAPSEEPGRRQTLALGGGEVAVTLEQASGALERRSLMAAYSALCTGEEPLAVAVLGVEGLEGMAEVVGRVGAETLMAALTSAARQSFGPEAVVGRYSPEALAVLAPGLDAEAALAAAGEALEAMRSSGGRPVRAGVAAHPREGFAKGEAMDHAAKALVHAGYLEPYSAVACDAVSLNVSGDTLYNAGRLSEAVAEYEKALLLQADEPNVINSLGVCHGRLGNMERAAEYFGRAVEVSAQDFMAHYNLGLALLNLERVEEAGPCLARSLELEPQHADTLFQLGALAQKQGHTNEALDYFRRAAARPECRPAVHCRLGQMLAAAGETGPAEAAFKEAVKHNPRDIAALGGLAVLYLDRGANSEIALSLAKRAQQQEPDEPRHVGVVARAMLALGQAQEASELLEDAVERWPDNERLEELLDLAHEAEDALD; encoded by the coding sequence TTGCCCCCAGCGCCATCCGCCGAGCTGAGCTTCGGCGACCTTTCCCGTTGCGAGGAGATTCTCAAGCCCCCCTTCCGCAAGGCCCTGGGCAGCGCGCGCATCGACCTTTTGCCTCCGCCCGGCCCCCAAGACCCCAATCACCAGGTGCTCAGCGAGGCCCTGGGCAAAGGCCGCGCCGTATTCGACAGCGGCAACCGCCGTTTGCTCATCCCCTTGCTGGACGGCAGCCGCCCCCTGGGCCTGTTGGCCGTCAACGGGGTGAGCCTGGAGCAGCTGCCCAGCCAGGTGCATCCCTTCCTGGCCTCGCTGGTGGACACCGCTTTGTCCCTGGTGCGCTACCGCCTGGCCGCCGAGACCGACGGGCTCACCGGCCTGGGCAACGAGGCCGCCCTGGACGCGGCGCTCAGCACCGAGGTGGCCCGCCTGCCCGCCGCGTCCGCCCAAGGCCGCCTGACCCTGGATGACGACGAGGGCGGGGGGCTGACCCTGTTGGCCTTTTCGCCCCGGGGCCTGGCCTCCTGGCAGGAGCGCCACGGCCGCCGCTTCAGCGAGCAGGTGCTCCGGGGCCTGGCCGCCCTGGCCAAGGAGGCGGCGCCCGGGGCGGCCCTGCGCGCCCGGGTGGGCGAGGTGTTCTACGTGCTCCTGCCCGGCGGCGAGGAACGCGCCCAGGAAGCGGCCGAGAGCATCGCCGGGCGCGCGGCCCAGCTTAGCCCCGAGGGCAACGGCGGGCCGGTGTGGCCGGTGAGCCTGGCCATGGGCGCGGCGCGTCTGGAGCACCGGGGCAACCGCCCGGCGGTGGAGACCGGGGCGCTTTTAAAGCTGCGGGTGCAGCGCGCCCGCCAGGCGGCGGAGCGGGCCGGGCTGGAGGAATTGCTCTTTTTCTACCAGATCGCGGCGCGGGCCGGACGGGTGCAGGAGGTGATGCCCCTGGACCGGGTGCTGATCAACCTGGGCCGGGCCCACGGCCTCACCGAGGGCGAGCGCTTCGCGGTGAGCGACCCGGACAAGGGCCCGGAGCAGGCCAAGGCCTCGGTGGCGGTGAGCAAGCTGGGCTCCGAAGAATCCTTGGCCGAGGTGGTGGAGCTGAACTCCCCGGCCAGCCTGCTCCGGCCAGGCGACGTTTTGCACCGCCTGGCTCCCCAGGAGGCGCCCTCCGAGGAGCCGGGCCGCCGCCAGACCCTGGCCCTGGGGGGCGGCGAGGTGGCCGTAACCCTGGAGCAGGCCAGCGGGGCCTTGGAGCGGCGCTCTCTCATGGCCGCCTACTCGGCCCTGTGCACGGGCGAGGAACCCTTGGCCGTGGCCGTGTTGGGCGTGGAGGGCCTGGAGGGCATGGCCGAGGTGGTGGGCCGGGTAGGGGCGGAAACGCTCATGGCCGCCCTAACCTCGGCGGCGCGCCAGAGCTTCGGGCCCGAGGCCGTGGTGGGGCGCTACTCCCCCGAGGCCCTGGCCGTGCTGGCTCCGGGCCTGGACGCGGAGGCGGCCCTGGCTGCCGCCGGCGAGGCCTTGGAGGCCATGCGCAGCTCGGGCGGGCGGCCGGTGCGGGCCGGGGTAGCGGCCCATCCCCGCGAGGGATTCGCCAAGGGCGAGGCCATGGACCACGCGGCCAAGGCCCTGGTGCATGCAGGCTATCTGGAGCCTTACTCGGCGGTGGCCTGCGACGCGGTGAGCCTCAACGTCTCCGGCGACACCCTGTACAACGCGGGCCGCCTGAGCGAGGCGGTGGCCGAGTACGAGAAGGCGCTATTGCTCCAGGCCGACGAGCCCAATGTGATTAACAGCCTGGGGGTGTGCCACGGCCGTTTGGGCAACATGGAGCGGGCGGCGGAGTACTTCGGCCGCGCGGTGGAGGTTTCGGCCCAGGACTTCATGGCCCACTACAACCTGGGCCTGGCCCTATTGAACCTGGAGCGGGTGGAGGAGGCCGGGCCTTGCCTGGCCCGCAGCCTGGAGTTGGAGCCCCAGCACGCGGACACCTTGTTCCAGCTGGGGGCCCTGGCCCAGAAGCAGGGCCACACCAACGAGGCCCTGGACTACTTCCGCCGCGCCGCGGCCCGGCCCGAGTGCCGCCCGGCGGTGCACTGCCGCCTTGGCCAGATGCTGGCCGCCGCCGGGGAGACCGGACCGGCTGAGGCCGCCTTCAAGGAGGCGGTGAAGCACAATCCCCGCGACATCGCCGCCCTGGGCGGGCTGGCCGTGCTCTATTTGGACCGGGGGGCCAACAGCGAGATCGCCCTGTCCCTGGCCAAGCGGGCCCAGCAGCAGGAGCCGGACGAGCCCCGCCACGTGGGGGTGGTGGCCCGGGCCATGCTGGCCCTGGGCCAGGCCCAGGAGGCCTCGGAGCTGTTGGAGGACGCGGTGGAGCGCTGGCCGGACAATGAGCGCTTGGAAGAGTTGCTGGATCTGGCGCATGAGGCGGAAGACGCCTTGGATTAG
- the selA gene encoding L-seryl-tRNA(Sec) selenium transferase yields MPDQQQLARLPKVDTLLVHPRIASLEGQVPRPVVLSAVRQYLDGLRGRLLADEEVTPAELELEATASAAAELALCLAAPSLRGVVNATGVVVHTNLGRSLLTKRALERLLELNQGYSNLEYDLAQGARGSRYVHVDRLLCELTGAEASLVVNNNAAAVLLSLQTLAAGREVVVSRGQLVEIGGSFRIPDVMARSGAILREVGATNKTHLHDYENAITSNTALLLKVHTSNFAVVGFHKEVSLSELKALGDRYHLPVMEDLGSGSLVDFSPYGLPKEPTVQQALAEGVDLVTFSGDKLLGGPQAGVILGKAEYVERCRKNPTNRALRVDKLTLAALEATLELYREPEKALAEIPTLAMITAPYERLSGRAARLARRLKGLGLERLKVSTREGVSRVGGGAMPLSAPRTRLVQVEVEGMSPTRLEQALRGGDPPIICRLEDGHLLIDPRTLQDGDAAAIARALAALAA; encoded by the coding sequence ATGCCGGATCAGCAGCAGTTGGCGCGTCTGCCTAAGGTGGACACCCTCTTGGTCCACCCCCGCATTGCATCCCTGGAGGGCCAGGTGCCCCGCCCGGTGGTGCTTTCGGCGGTGCGCCAATATCTGGACGGCCTGCGGGGCCGCCTGCTGGCCGATGAAGAGGTGACTCCGGCCGAGCTGGAGCTGGAGGCCACGGCCTCGGCTGCGGCCGAGCTGGCCCTGTGCCTGGCCGCGCCCAGCCTGCGGGGGGTGGTCAATGCCACTGGGGTGGTGGTGCACACCAACCTGGGGCGCTCCTTGCTGACCAAGCGGGCCTTGGAGCGCCTCCTGGAGCTGAACCAGGGCTACAGCAACCTGGAGTACGACCTGGCCCAGGGCGCCCGGGGCAGCCGCTACGTACATGTGGACCGGCTGCTCTGCGAGCTCACCGGAGCCGAGGCCTCTCTGGTGGTGAACAACAACGCGGCCGCGGTGCTGCTCAGCCTGCAAACCCTGGCCGCGGGGCGCGAGGTGGTGGTGAGCCGGGGCCAACTGGTGGAGATCGGCGGCTCCTTCCGCATCCCGGACGTGATGGCCCGCTCCGGGGCCATCCTGCGCGAGGTCGGGGCCACCAACAAGACCCATCTGCACGACTACGAGAACGCCATCACCTCCAACACCGCGCTGCTGCTCAAGGTGCACACCTCCAACTTCGCGGTGGTGGGTTTTCACAAGGAAGTTTCCCTGAGCGAGCTCAAGGCCCTGGGAGACCGCTACCATTTGCCGGTGATGGAGGACCTGGGATCGGGCAGCCTGGTTGACTTCTCGCCCTATGGGTTGCCCAAGGAGCCCACGGTGCAGCAGGCCCTGGCCGAGGGCGTGGACCTGGTCACCTTCAGCGGCGACAAGCTCCTGGGCGGTCCCCAGGCCGGGGTGATCCTGGGCAAGGCCGAGTACGTGGAGCGCTGCCGCAAGAACCCCACCAACCGCGCCCTCCGGGTGGACAAGCTGACCCTGGCCGCCCTGGAGGCCACCCTGGAGCTCTACCGCGAGCCCGAGAAGGCCCTGGCCGAGATACCCACCCTGGCCATGATCACCGCGCCCTATGAGCGCCTCTCGGGCCGGGCCGCGCGCCTGGCCCGGCGGCTCAAGGGCCTGGGCCTGGAGCGGCTCAAGGTGAGCACCCGCGAGGGGGTGAGCCGGGTGGGCGGAGGCGCCATGCCCCTGTCCGCGCCGCGCACCCGTCTGGTGCAGGTGGAGGTGGAGGGCATGAGCCCCACTCGCCTGGAACAGGCCCTGCGCGGGGGCGACCCGCCCATAATCTGCCGCCTGGAAGACGGACACCTGCTCATCGATCCCCGCACCCTTCAGGACGGCGACGCCGCGGCCATTGCCCGCGCCCTGGCCGCCCTGGCCGCCTGA
- a CDS encoding NUDIX hydrolase, translated as MSGWEILDSDKILDHPVLSVTRSRRRLGSHTADFVTLHSSDWVNIVALTPEGNVVLIKQWRHGSEDWAVEIPGGLVDPGEDPAQAAVRELREETGYVVENLEFLGKVNPNPALFDNACHTYLGLNAQLAGEPDLDPGESIEVFQVESGRLPDMVASGEIDHCIVIAALSFYWLRQGQVLAQNKPLL; from the coding sequence ATGTCAGGATGGGAAATCCTCGATTCCGACAAGATTCTAGATCATCCGGTGCTAAGCGTCACCCGCAGCCGCCGCCGTTTGGGCAGCCATACGGCTGACTTCGTGACCTTGCACTCCAGCGATTGGGTCAACATCGTGGCCCTCACCCCGGAAGGCAACGTGGTGCTCATCAAGCAGTGGCGCCACGGCAGCGAGGACTGGGCTGTGGAGATACCCGGCGGCCTGGTGGACCCGGGCGAAGACCCGGCCCAGGCCGCGGTCCGCGAGCTGCGCGAGGAAACCGGCTATGTGGTCGAAAACCTCGAGTTCCTGGGCAAGGTGAACCCTAACCCGGCCCTTTTCGACAATGCCTGCCACACCTATTTGGGCCTGAACGCCCAGCTGGCCGGCGAGCCGGACCTGGACCCCGGCGAGAGCATCGAGGTGTTCCAGGTGGAGTCCGGCCGCTTGCCGGACATGGTGGCCTCGGGCGAGATAGACCACTGCATCGTCATCGCCGCGCTGAGCTTTTATTGGCTTCGCCAGGGACAAGTTCTTGCTCAAAACAAGCCTTTGTTGTAG
- a CDS encoding YggT family protein, protein MVFMVKILQFISWLLGAYMWIIIAAAVITWVRPDPNNPIVRFLFAVTEPVLWRIRRWIPTSFGGFDVAPVVLILAIIFIQNVVISGLMSVIIGNAMTMQ, encoded by the coding sequence ATGGTTTTTATGGTCAAAATCCTGCAATTCATCAGCTGGCTGTTGGGAGCCTACATGTGGATCATCATCGCGGCCGCGGTGATAACCTGGGTGCGCCCGGACCCCAACAACCCCATCGTGCGCTTTTTGTTCGCGGTCACCGAGCCGGTGCTCTGGCGCATCCGGCGCTGGATTCCCACCAGCTTCGGCGGCTTCGACGTGGCCCCGGTCGTCCTGATCCTGGCCATCATCTTCATCCAAAACGTGGTCATCTCCGGCCTGATGAGCGTGATCATCGGCAACGCCATGACCATGCAGTAG
- a CDS encoding rhodanese-like domain-containing protein: MKKLVVILMAVAFVATMASMALAGSNPLKANEKAFHKEVTSWIPKDMYRTTAQLHAKWLEVLAGKSKAYLLDVRTHPEFAAFHIEGSSHIHAGHMYTIPKKIKDPNAEIWVYCRTQHRAGYVAGMLYKYGYKNVYYVSKDGKVPGGVVGWAAMGYPFVNYFAGQFKITQYMKQGSWSERNCGNYIREFAGQRGEICGKKTMK; this comes from the coding sequence ATGAAGAAATTGGTAGTCATCCTTATGGCCGTGGCTTTTGTGGCCACCATGGCCAGCATGGCCCTGGCCGGCAGCAACCCCCTGAAGGCCAATGAGAAGGCTTTCCACAAAGAGGTGACCAGCTGGATTCCCAAGGACATGTACCGCACCACCGCTCAGCTGCACGCCAAGTGGCTGGAGGTTCTGGCCGGCAAGTCCAAGGCGTACCTGCTGGACGTGCGCACCCATCCCGAGTTCGCGGCCTTCCATATCGAGGGCTCCAGCCACATCCACGCTGGCCACATGTACACCATCCCCAAGAAGATCAAAGATCCCAACGCGGAGATCTGGGTCTACTGCCGCACCCAGCACCGGGCCGGCTACGTGGCGGGCATGCTGTACAAGTACGGCTATAAGAACGTCTACTACGTTTCCAAGGACGGCAAGGTCCCCGGTGGCGTCGTGGGTTGGGCCGCCATGGGCTACCCCTTCGTGAACTACTTCGCCGGTCAGTTCAAGATCACCCAGTACATGAAGCAGGGCTCCTGGTCCGAGCGCAACTGCGGCAACTACATCCGTGAGTTCGCCGGCCAGCGCGGCGAGATCTGCGGCAAGAAGACCATGAAGTAA
- a CDS encoding glycerate kinase produces MPSPQLRKDAQDIIDTALAAVDPFRAVSQALRLEGDTLQVGGEALDLKQYARIIVVGAGKAGAPMAQAVETVLGERIGDGRVVVKDGHGGETKIINIDEASHPVPDARGVEAGRSIADLVTEHAAPDTLFLCLLSGGGSALLVAPADGIALADKQETTRLLLASGADIGEINAIRKHLSELKGGNLARRAAPGKVISLIISDVVGDRLDVIASGPTVPDLSTWGECRDILTRYGIWDQVPNPVRQRIEQGLAGELPDTLKPGDAELAGVTNLIVSSNRGAVEQAAAKARELGYASLVLGTTIEGETAPVARMHAAMARECLASGQPATPPCCLLSGGETTVTLGDSPGKGGRNMEFSLAAAIDLAGEDGVLAVSLGTDGTDGPTDAAGAWADGESVARGAEQGLKARDFLTRHDAYNFFQPLDDLIITGPTRTNVMDLRLMLVAGK; encoded by the coding sequence ATGCCCTCCCCTCAGCTTAGAAAAGACGCCCAAGACATAATCGACACGGCCCTGGCCGCGGTGGACCCCTTCCGCGCGGTCAGCCAGGCCCTCAGGCTCGAGGGAGACACCCTCCAAGTGGGCGGCGAGGCCCTGGATCTCAAGCAATACGCCCGCATCATCGTGGTGGGGGCGGGCAAGGCCGGGGCGCCCATGGCCCAGGCGGTGGAGACGGTCCTGGGAGAGCGCATCGGCGACGGCCGGGTGGTGGTCAAGGACGGCCACGGCGGGGAGACCAAGATCATCAATATCGACGAGGCCAGCCACCCGGTGCCCGACGCCCGGGGGGTGGAGGCGGGCCGCTCCATCGCCGATCTGGTGACCGAGCACGCCGCGCCCGACACCCTGTTCCTGTGCCTCCTCTCGGGCGGAGGCAGCGCCCTGTTGGTGGCCCCGGCCGACGGCATCGCCCTGGCCGACAAGCAGGAGACCACCCGCCTGCTCTTGGCCTCGGGCGCGGACATCGGCGAGATCAACGCCATCCGCAAGCACCTGAGCGAGCTCAAGGGCGGCAACCTGGCCCGCCGGGCCGCGCCGGGCAAGGTGATCAGCCTGATCATCAGCGACGTGGTGGGCGACCGCCTGGACGTGATCGCCTCGGGCCCCACGGTTCCCGACCTGAGCACCTGGGGCGAGTGCCGCGACATCCTGACGCGCTACGGCATCTGGGACCAGGTTCCCAACCCGGTGCGCCAGCGCATTGAGCAAGGCCTGGCCGGCGAGCTGCCCGACACCCTCAAACCCGGCGACGCCGAGCTGGCCGGGGTGACGAACCTCATCGTGTCCAGCAACCGGGGCGCGGTGGAGCAGGCGGCGGCCAAGGCCCGCGAGCTGGGCTATGCCTCCCTGGTGTTGGGCACCACCATCGAGGGCGAGACCGCGCCCGTGGCCCGGATGCACGCCGCCATGGCCCGCGAGTGCCTGGCCTCCGGGCAACCCGCCACCCCGCCCTGCTGCCTGTTGAGCGGCGGCGAAACCACCGTCACCCTGGGCGACAGCCCGGGCAAGGGCGGGCGCAACATGGAGTTCTCCCTGGCCGCGGCCATCGACCTGGCCGGGGAGGACGGCGTCTTGGCCGTCAGCCTAGGCACCGACGGCACCGACGGCCCCACCGACGCGGCCGGGGCTTGGGCCGACGGCGAAAGCGTTGCCCGGGGCGCGGAACAGGGCCTCAAGGCGCGGGACTTCCTCACCCGCCACGACGCTTACAATTTCTTCCAGCCCCTGGACGATCTGATCATCACCGGCCCCACCCGCACCAACGTCATGGACCTCCGGCTCATGCTGGTGGCGGGCAAATAA